One window of SAR324 cluster bacterium genomic DNA carries:
- a CDS encoding ABC transporter substrate-binding protein yields the protein RFLKMRKGEIDLAINVAPLDKLPQFERGSLAKEYKMMTGPALNYQYLGLNMQSPKLQDPRVRQAIAHGINRQELIEFLKKGRAVAADSVLTKQNDFAAPGLTSYQHDPQKARQLLKEAGIENLTLEYKTSNSRDAVQQARILQNQLKEIDINLEIRSFEWGTFFGDVKAGNFELFSLRWVGVSEPDFYYSLFHSSELPDVGGRNRVRYSNPEIDSLLEQGRSTIDPQERKKYYNKVQEILQRDLPYISLWHNQNVALVKENIDGFRLHPSGGFQSLVDISRR from the coding sequence CTCGGTTTCTTAAGATGCGTAAAGGAGAGATTGATCTTGCGATCAATGTCGCGCCCTTGGATAAACTTCCCCAATTTGAAAGAGGTTCACTCGCCAAAGAATACAAAATGATGACCGGCCCAGCTCTGAACTATCAGTATCTTGGGCTGAATATGCAATCCCCCAAGCTCCAGGATCCAAGAGTTCGCCAAGCCATTGCCCATGGGATCAATCGTCAGGAGTTGATTGAGTTTCTTAAGAAGGGAAGGGCTGTTGCTGCCGATAGTGTCCTGACAAAACAAAATGATTTTGCGGCACCTGGGCTCACAAGTTATCAACATGATCCTCAAAAAGCCCGTCAACTCCTGAAGGAAGCAGGCATTGAAAACCTCACGCTTGAGTATAAAACCAGCAATAGTCGAGATGCTGTTCAACAGGCCCGAATTCTGCAGAATCAGCTAAAAGAGATTGATATCAACCTTGAAATTCGTTCCTTTGAATGGGGCACGTTCTTCGGGGATGTGAAGGCAGGAAACTTCGAGTTATTCTCCTTGCGTTGGGTTGGAGTATCGGAACCAGACTTCTACTATTCACTGTTCCACAGCAGCGAATTGCCTGACGTCGGTGGTAGAAATCGTGTTCGCTACAGCAACCCTGAAATTGATAGTTTGCTGGAACAAGGGCGTAGTACTATCGATCCACAAGAAAGAAAGAAGTACTACAACAAGGTCCAAGAAATTCTTCAGCGGGACCTTCCTTATATCTCCCTATGGCACAATCAGAACGTTGCTCTGGTCAAGGAAAACATCGACGGCTTCCGATTGCATCCAAGTGGTGGTTTCCAATCTCTCGTAGATATCAGCCGACGTTAA
- a CDS encoding SH3 domain-containing protein, with product MRKSIFARMAPIFLGLMCLGQSAHSQGNSHKNFFNPQLLWQSPGQSSVQSHAEKAVVLANRLNLRQSPKKSGKIVGTLKADQVAEVKDQQDDGWVKVKVNKEVGWVASEYLRFAKEQPSFELHAVVDVPKLNLRAQAGTKYKVLHILRKNDKLQVLSETDERWAEVELIGKRIRGWVATEYLKILSRGKEKVFNEKEADYAIVSTRTLNLRTGPGKDYKVIEKLRTGMHVVSAFPEENGWRKVQTASGTTGWVARRHLKFYEPADFPSKVTSAAEHLYTSPLEASILNFLRESYDKKTMSPQDKLSMVVQDLETGERLVSIRPDVQIKAASLIKVPVLQAYMLQRFRGEIKHNKQHQKALSKMIRFSSNSDTNKVMRWIGGPKKVNQILAGTRLYNEMKVVEYIPRYGRTYLNKVSAEDLNRLMLTLWSDQPLGPEFSRVENEMAAEEILYLMGQPNGPRARDRLKDGTCFARNKNVKVWDKTGFVKGVNGNIGIVQIDTPEGPKSYTVVMAMERANYKSISGNANGWSFNLSQHMRRISELVYTYMSIQYHRYNECKQTERLVYHASQALVQPEIVKTSL from the coding sequence ATGAGAAAGAGTATCTTTGCCCGCATGGCCCCCATTTTTTTGGGTCTGATGTGTCTTGGTCAAAGTGCTCATTCTCAAGGTAACTCTCATAAGAATTTCTTCAATCCCCAATTGCTTTGGCAAAGCCCAGGGCAATCATCTGTTCAATCCCACGCTGAAAAAGCTGTTGTCCTCGCAAACAGGCTCAACCTCCGCCAATCCCCAAAAAAGAGTGGAAAAATTGTTGGAACGCTCAAAGCAGATCAAGTTGCTGAGGTTAAAGATCAACAAGATGATGGGTGGGTTAAAGTCAAAGTCAATAAGGAGGTTGGCTGGGTTGCTTCAGAATATTTACGATTTGCCAAAGAACAGCCTAGTTTCGAACTCCATGCCGTAGTAGACGTCCCAAAGCTAAATCTTAGAGCACAAGCTGGAACAAAGTACAAAGTACTGCACATTCTTCGAAAGAACGACAAACTCCAAGTGCTTTCTGAAACAGATGAGCGTTGGGCGGAAGTAGAATTGATTGGCAAACGCATTCGTGGGTGGGTAGCTACCGAATATTTGAAAATTCTCTCCAGAGGAAAAGAAAAAGTCTTCAATGAAAAAGAAGCTGATTATGCAATAGTCAGTACCCGAACTCTGAATCTCCGCACTGGGCCTGGCAAAGACTACAAGGTAATTGAGAAACTCCGAACAGGCATGCATGTCGTCAGCGCTTTTCCAGAAGAGAATGGATGGCGCAAGGTTCAAACCGCATCAGGAACAACCGGTTGGGTAGCTCGTCGACATCTAAAGTTTTATGAGCCTGCCGATTTTCCAAGCAAAGTTACTAGTGCAGCAGAACATTTATATACCTCTCCACTTGAGGCGAGCATTTTGAACTTTTTGCGGGAGTCCTACGACAAGAAAACAATGAGCCCCCAAGACAAGTTAAGCATGGTCGTACAGGATTTGGAGACTGGGGAAAGATTGGTTTCCATCAGACCAGACGTGCAGATTAAAGCTGCTAGTTTAATCAAGGTGCCTGTACTGCAAGCTTACATGCTTCAGCGTTTTCGGGGAGAAATAAAACACAACAAACAGCACCAAAAGGCACTTAGCAAAATGATTCGCTTCAGCAGTAACTCTGACACCAACAAGGTTATGCGCTGGATCGGGGGGCCAAAGAAAGTCAATCAGATCTTAGCTGGTACCAGACTCTATAACGAAATGAAGGTTGTTGAATACATTCCACGCTACGGTAGGACCTATCTCAACAAAGTCTCTGCAGAAGACTTGAACCGCTTGATGCTGACACTCTGGTCTGATCAGCCACTGGGACCGGAATTTAGCAGAGTTGAAAATGAAATGGCAGCTGAAGAAATTCTCTACCTAATGGGCCAGCCAAATGGACCGCGTGCACGTGATCGACTAAAAGACGGAACATGCTTTGCCCGGAATAAAAACGTCAAAGTCTGGGACAAGACAGGCTTTGTAAAGGGAGTCAACGGTAACATTGGCATTGTACAAATCGACACACCAGAAGGTCCGAAAAGCTACACGGTTGTGATGGCAATGGAGCGTGCAAACTATAAGAGTATTTCCGGGAACGCTAATGGATGGTCCTTCAATTTGAGTCAGCACATGCGGCGTATCTCCGAGTTAGTCTACACATACATGTCGATTCAATACCATCGCTACAATGAGTGTAAGCAGACAGAGAGACTGGTCTATCATGCATCTCAAGCGTTGGTGCAACCTGAAATCGTCAAAACATCTCTTTAA
- a CDS encoding heme-binding protein, which yields MTRRTFITILVLTASYSPVSTQTLQNFVFLNAELSVQMALTAVHDCQEKGYNVSAAVMNREGRLTAFARNPMASPMTSEIAQGKAYASSMTMVASGDLDLIESPALGYPEGIVPTQGGLPFSAGGRFLGGIGVSGAPSEIDEECAQAAIDAVADDLEFAE from the coding sequence ATGACACGACGAACTTTCATTACTATCCTTGTGCTCACTGCATCATACAGCCCAGTTTCGACTCAGACACTTCAAAACTTTGTGTTTCTCAATGCAGAACTCTCCGTTCAGATGGCTCTTACAGCGGTTCATGACTGCCAGGAAAAAGGCTACAATGTCTCTGCTGCTGTGATGAACAGAGAGGGCAGGCTAACCGCCTTCGCTCGCAATCCAATGGCTTCACCCATGACCTCTGAAATTGCACAAGGAAAAGCCTATGCTTCATCAATGACTATGGTTGCTAGTGGTGACCTAGACTTAATTGAAAGCCCAGCTTTAGGTTACCCAGAAGGAATTGTACCAACTCAAGGTGGGCTTCCATTTAGTGCTGGTGGGCGGTTTCTCGGTGGTATTGGAGTTTCTGGTGCACCTTCAGAGATTGATGAAGAGTGTGCACAAGCTGCGATTGATGCGGTGGCGGATGATTTGGAATTTGCAGAGTGA
- a CDS encoding ABC transporter ATP-binding protein, whose translation MSESAVLEARQISKYFPGVVANENVNLSLNPGEILALLGENGAGKSTLMNIIYGLYQPSSGKILVKGRSVRMHSPRDAIDLGIGMVHQHFQLVPVMTVVENVMLGSESVRQGLLDREKVSKRIQQLSQDYQLEVDPTALVEDLPVGIRQRVEIIKALYREADILILDEPTAVLTPQEIEGLFSVMDLLRKQGKSIIFITHKLKEVLRIADRISVLRRGKVVGEATPSEATGPGLAAMMVGREVMLQVDKQEAKPGKPILQVKGMEARDDLGEICLRNVELQVHSGEIVGVAGVQGNGQTELVEVLTGLRELDQGTLLIAGQDLTNKNPREIVDQGRICHVPEDRHAFGMVAGYSVANNLVLNSYYKPPFANGITIQQEAIEHHAEALVEKFDVRTPSVHRSGGSLSGGNQQKMVIARELSRPIQLLVAAQPTRGIDVGSIEFIHQQIVAKRDEGVAVLLVSSELDEILALSDRIVVMYRGSIIGEVDGNKATRQQLGLLMAGVKSTMTEGLD comes from the coding sequence GTGAGCGAATCCGCAGTTCTAGAAGCTCGCCAGATCAGTAAATACTTTCCGGGAGTTGTGGCCAACGAGAATGTCAATTTAAGCTTAAATCCAGGAGAAATCCTGGCTCTGTTGGGAGAGAACGGGGCTGGTAAGTCTACTTTGATGAACATCATCTATGGACTGTATCAGCCTTCATCAGGCAAAATTCTGGTGAAGGGCCGGTCTGTCAGAATGCATTCACCTAGAGATGCGATCGATCTGGGGATCGGGATGGTTCACCAACACTTTCAGTTGGTCCCAGTAATGACAGTGGTCGAAAATGTCATGCTGGGCAGTGAGAGTGTTCGTCAAGGCCTTTTGGATCGGGAAAAGGTTTCCAAGCGCATTCAGCAACTGTCTCAGGATTATCAATTGGAAGTTGACCCGACTGCTCTCGTTGAGGATTTGCCAGTTGGAATACGGCAGCGCGTAGAGATCATCAAGGCACTTTACCGTGAAGCAGATATTCTGATCCTTGATGAACCCACAGCTGTTTTGACTCCTCAAGAAATTGAAGGGCTTTTCTCTGTGATGGATTTGCTTCGAAAGCAGGGCAAATCTATTATCTTCATTACCCACAAGTTGAAGGAAGTGTTGAGGATTGCAGACCGTATCTCGGTCCTGCGTCGTGGAAAAGTTGTAGGTGAAGCAACTCCCAGTGAAGCAACTGGGCCTGGATTGGCTGCCATGATGGTTGGTCGAGAGGTCATGCTGCAAGTTGATAAACAGGAAGCCAAGCCTGGCAAGCCGATCCTACAAGTGAAAGGAATGGAAGCCCGCGATGATCTGGGAGAAATTTGTCTCAGAAATGTTGAGCTGCAGGTTCATTCAGGTGAGATTGTTGGTGTTGCAGGTGTGCAAGGGAATGGACAAACCGAATTAGTGGAAGTGCTTACGGGATTGCGAGAACTGGATCAGGGAACCTTGCTGATCGCAGGTCAAGACCTGACCAACAAGAATCCCCGAGAAATCGTAGATCAGGGGAGAATCTGTCACGTTCCGGAAGACCGACACGCCTTTGGAATGGTCGCAGGATATTCAGTGGCAAACAACTTAGTTCTGAATTCGTACTACAAGCCACCATTTGCAAACGGTATAACCATTCAGCAGGAAGCTATCGAACATCATGCAGAAGCATTGGTTGAAAAGTTTGATGTCCGAACTCCCTCAGTACACAGATCAGGGGGAAGTCTGTCTGGTGGCAATCAGCAGAAAATGGTGATTGCTCGGGAGTTGAGTCGACCGATTCAACTCCTGGTTGCTGCGCAACCGACTCGTGGCATTGATGTTGGTTCGATTGAATTTATTCATCAGCAAATTGTTGCCAAGCGAGATGAAGGAGTGGCTGTGCTATTGGTCAGCTCCGAATTGGATGAAATTCTTGCTCTCTCTGATCGGATTGTCGTGATGTATAGAGGCAGCATCATTGGGGAAGTGGATGGCAACAAGGCGACCCGCCAGCAGTTGGGCTTGCTGATGGCTGGTGTTAAATCAACTATGACTGAAGGACTAGATTGA
- a CDS encoding ABC transporter permease yields MTFWSRTARISVCLALLMMVMAILVEITPLGENKWMRVFFGISALNFTLRAAIPLVLGALSGILCERSGIINIGIEGMMLAGAFAGFVAKSSTNDWPLYASLLFSVLVALGVGGLMGLLHGLFSIRFRMDQIISGTVIIILAAGLSSYLYDRDAISAGKFTPIPIPLLSEIPVIGPVLFNNAPITYVALVMVFVVHVAIFYTRWGLRTRAVGEHPRAADTEGINVNRQRYVNTMLGGMLAGLAGGFLVLEAVGQFQEGMTAGRGFISLAAMIFGNWTPIGALGAATLFGYTQALQNEFLLAGVTTIPRQFVSMLPYIVTIVAVSGLVGRVRPPAAIGKPYDTEGSK; encoded by the coding sequence ATGACTTTCTGGTCAAGGACCGCACGCATCTCAGTTTGTTTGGCCCTGCTAATGATGGTAATGGCAATTCTAGTAGAGATCACGCCACTGGGAGAGAATAAATGGATGAGAGTGTTTTTCGGGATCAGTGCTCTGAATTTCACTCTCCGTGCAGCCATTCCTCTGGTTTTGGGGGCATTGAGTGGAATCCTCTGTGAGCGCTCGGGTATCATCAATATTGGCATTGAGGGAATGATGCTTGCCGGAGCATTCGCAGGATTTGTCGCAAAATCTTCTACGAATGATTGGCCACTTTACGCAAGTCTCCTTTTTAGCGTTCTTGTGGCATTGGGAGTGGGCGGACTGATGGGATTGCTACATGGGCTTTTCTCGATCCGTTTTAGAATGGATCAAATCATCTCAGGAACCGTGATCATTATTCTAGCAGCAGGCCTTTCCTCCTATCTCTATGATCGTGATGCAATTTCAGCAGGAAAATTTACACCAATTCCAATCCCACTTCTCTCCGAAATCCCAGTAATTGGACCTGTCCTATTTAATAATGCACCCATCACTTACGTAGCGTTGGTGATGGTCTTCGTTGTACATGTTGCAATTTTTTATACCCGCTGGGGACTACGCACACGAGCAGTTGGGGAGCATCCACGAGCTGCGGACACGGAGGGCATCAACGTCAATCGGCAACGTTATGTCAACACAATGTTGGGTGGAATGCTGGCCGGACTAGCCGGAGGATTTCTTGTTTTGGAGGCAGTCGGGCAATTTCAGGAAGGAATGACCGCAGGTCGAGGATTTATCTCGCTGGCAGCAATGATTTTTGGCAACTGGACACCTATCGGAGCTTTGGGTGCTGCAACACTATTTGGCTACACTCAGGCCCTGCAGAATGAATTTCTCCTGGCTGGGGTGACGACCATTCCGCGGCAGTTTGTATCCATGCTCCCCTACATAGTGACGATCGTGGCGGTGTCTGGTCTTGTGGGGCGAGTACGTCCACCAGCGGCCATAGGAAAGCCATACGATACGGAGGGAAGCAAGTGA